A part of Pantoea vagans genomic DNA contains:
- the phnD gene encoding phosphonate ABC transporter substrate-binding protein, translating to MKLTSLALLTPVMAFGVSAADAPKQLNLGILGGQNATQQIGDNQCVKTFFDKELGVDTQMRNASDYSGVIQGLLGGKIDMVLSMSPASFASVYIQDPKAVDVVGIVVDDKDQSRGYHSVVIVKADSPYKKLEDLKGKSFGMADPDSTSGFLMPNQAFKKMFGGSVDDKYNNTFSSVTFSGGHEQDILGVLNNQFDGAVTWTSLVGDYNSGYTSGAFGRLIRMDHPDLMKQIRIIWQSPLIPNGPLLVSNKLPADFKAKVVSAIKKLDKEDHACFVKAVGGQQHIGEATVADYKSIIDMKRDLMKGSRG from the coding sequence ATGAAACTGACTTCTTTAGCACTTCTGACCCCTGTCATGGCGTTTGGTGTCAGCGCAGCGGATGCGCCGAAACAGCTTAATCTGGGGATTCTGGGTGGGCAGAACGCCACCCAGCAGATCGGCGACAATCAGTGTGTGAAGACCTTCTTTGATAAAGAGCTGGGTGTGGATACCCAGATGCGCAACGCCTCAGATTATTCGGGCGTGATCCAGGGCCTGCTGGGCGGCAAGATCGATATGGTACTGAGCATGTCTCCGGCCTCGTTTGCCTCGGTCTACATTCAGGACCCGAAAGCGGTGGATGTGGTCGGCATCGTAGTCGATGACAAAGATCAGTCACGCGGCTACCACTCTGTCGTCATTGTTAAAGCCGACAGCCCGTATAAAAAGCTGGAAGACCTGAAAGGCAAATCATTCGGGATGGCCGATCCTGACTCGACGTCCGGCTTCCTGATGCCCAACCAGGCGTTTAAGAAGATGTTCGGCGGCTCGGTGGATGACAAATATAACAACACCTTCTCCAGCGTCACCTTCTCCGGCGGCCATGAGCAGGACATTCTGGGCGTGCTGAACAACCAGTTTGATGGCGCCGTTACCTGGACCTCGCTGGTCGGTGACTACAACAGCGGCTACACCTCTGGCGCATTTGGCCGCCTGATCCGCATGGATCACCCGGACCTGATGAAGCAGATTCGCATCATCTGGCAGTCGCCGCTGATCCCCAACGGCCCGCTGCTGGTCAGCAACAAGCTGCCCGCTGACTTCAAAGCGAAAGTGGTGTCGGCAATTAAAAAGCTGGATAAGGAAGATCACGCCTGCTTCGTGAAAGCGGTGGGCGGCCAGCAGCATATCGGTGAGGCGACCGTTGCTGACTATAAAAGCATTATCGATATGAAGCGTGACCTGATGAAAGGCAGCCGCGGCTAA
- the phnC gene encoding phosphonate ABC transporter ATP-binding protein: protein MAQALLKTVVNNDAPPASLSGQKVLSVQKLSKAYGDTQVLEQVSFDLHAGELVAVIGRSGAGKSTLLHMLNGTINATSGAIISLHEGEADRNVVTLSSRQMREWRSQCGMIFQDFCLVPRLDVLTNVLLGRLSQTGTLKSFFKIFSDEDRAHAIELLQWMNMLPQALQRAENLSGGQMQRVAICRALMQNPKILLADEPVASLDPKNTKRIMDVLRQVSEQGISVMVNLHSIELVKSYCTRVIGIQRGVVLFDGHPSRLTDSLLHQLYGDELNQIH, encoded by the coding sequence ATGGCACAGGCACTTCTGAAAACGGTGGTCAATAACGATGCACCACCGGCCAGCCTCAGCGGACAAAAAGTCTTGTCGGTGCAGAAACTGAGCAAAGCCTATGGCGACACCCAGGTGCTGGAACAGGTCAGTTTCGACCTGCACGCCGGTGAGCTGGTGGCGGTGATTGGCCGCTCGGGCGCGGGTAAATCAACCCTGCTGCATATGCTCAACGGCACGATTAACGCCACGTCCGGTGCGATTATCAGCCTGCATGAAGGCGAAGCCGATCGTAACGTGGTCACGCTCAGCAGCCGCCAGATGCGCGAATGGCGCAGCCAGTGCGGCATGATCTTTCAGGACTTCTGTCTGGTGCCGCGCCTCGACGTGCTCACCAACGTGCTGCTGGGCCGTCTGAGCCAGACCGGGACGCTGAAGTCCTTCTTTAAAATCTTCTCTGACGAGGACCGGGCGCACGCCATCGAACTGCTGCAGTGGATGAACATGCTGCCGCAGGCGCTGCAGCGGGCGGAAAACCTCTCAGGCGGGCAGATGCAGCGCGTGGCGATCTGCCGCGCCCTGATGCAGAACCCGAAAATCCTGCTGGCCGATGAGCCGGTGGCGTCACTCGACCCTAAAAATACCAAACGCATCATGGATGTGCTGCGTCAGGTCAGCGAGCAGGGCATCAGCGTGATGGTCAACCTGCACTCGATTGAGCTGGTGAAAAGCTACTGCACCCGGGTGATTGGCATTCAGCGCGGCGTGGTGCTGTTTGATGGTCATCCTTCCCGACTCACCGACAGCCTGCTGCACCAGCTGTACGGCGATGAACTTAACCAAATCCATTAA
- the phnE gene encoding phosphonate ABC transporter, permease protein PhnE: protein MISHVPDVALLKQQHRELFAAQSRYLRRIGLMALAVLLYYLFFFSVFGLEWSRLLMGCQQLGRYFLRMFVWHDFLNWPFGYYLSQVGITLGIVFAGTLTASLLALPLSFLAARNVMHDRAAKPLAFLVRRLFDVLRGIDMAIWGLIFVRAVGMGPLAGVLAIILQDVGLLGKLYAEGHEAVERSPSRGLGAVGANSLQKHRFGIFTQSFPQFLALSLYQIESNTRSAAVLGFVGAGGVGLVYAENMRLWNWDVVMFLTLILVVVVMVMDLISSRLRKRYISGKPVPLWQPAAHD from the coding sequence ATGATAAGTCACGTACCGGATGTCGCACTGCTGAAGCAGCAGCATCGTGAACTGTTCGCCGCGCAGTCGCGCTATCTGCGCCGCATCGGGCTGATGGCGCTGGCCGTGCTGCTCTATTACCTCTTTTTCTTCTCGGTATTTGGCCTGGAGTGGTCGCGCCTGCTGATGGGCTGCCAGCAGCTGGGGCGCTATTTCCTGCGGATGTTTGTCTGGCACGACTTCCTGAACTGGCCGTTTGGCTACTATTTGTCTCAGGTCGGCATCACCTTAGGGATTGTGTTTGCCGGGACGCTGACGGCCTCGCTGCTGGCGTTGCCGCTGTCGTTTCTGGCGGCGCGCAATGTGATGCACGATCGCGCCGCGAAGCCGCTGGCGTTCCTTGTGCGGCGTCTGTTCGATGTGCTGCGCGGTATTGATATGGCGATCTGGGGACTGATATTCGTGCGTGCGGTGGGGATGGGGCCGCTGGCCGGCGTGCTGGCGATTATCCTGCAGGATGTGGGACTGCTCGGTAAGCTTTATGCCGAAGGGCACGAAGCGGTGGAGCGCTCACCCAGTCGCGGGCTGGGCGCGGTCGGCGCCAACAGCCTGCAGAAACACCGGTTCGGCATCTTCACCCAGTCATTCCCGCAGTTCCTGGCGCTGAGCCTTTACCAGATTGAGTCCAATACCCGCTCGGCGGCGGTGCTGGGCTTTGTCGGCGCGGGCGGCGTTGGCCTGGTCTACGCCGAGAACATGCGGCTGTGGAACTGGGATGTGGTGATGTTTCTGACGCTTATCCTGGTGGTGGTGGTTATGGTGATGGATTTGATCTCCAGCCGCCTGCGTAAGCGCTACATCAGTGGCAAGCCGGTGCCGCTGTGGCAGCCTGCTGCGCACGATTAA
- the phnM gene encoding alpha-D-ribose 1-methylphosphonate 5-triphosphate diphosphatase: protein MIINNVRLVLENEVVTGSLEFRDERITSFSETTSQQPGALDGEGAWLLPGLVELHTDNLDKFFTPRPKVDWPAHSAMSSHDALMVSSGITTVLDAIGVGDVRDGGHRLDNLSKMIDAIRDSNRKGLNRAEHLLHLRCELPHPTTAPLFEALMGTPELALVSLMDHSPGQRQYASLIKYREYYQGKYQLNDAEMDQFEHDQLTLAAEWSQPNRQAIAGLCREHGIAIASHDDATAAHVEESHAAGSRIAEFPTTLEAARASRYRNMQVLMGAPNIVRGGSHSGNVAAWELASHGLLNILSSDYYPASLLDAAFRLAADERNSLGMAQAIALVTCNPARALGLFDRGVIAEGCRADLVLAHTAHGYPHVRHVWSKGRQVY from the coding sequence ATGATTATCAATAACGTCAGACTGGTGCTGGAAAACGAGGTGGTGACCGGATCACTGGAGTTTCGCGACGAGCGCATCACCAGCTTCAGCGAAACCACCAGCCAGCAGCCCGGTGCGCTGGACGGCGAAGGGGCCTGGCTGCTGCCGGGGCTGGTGGAACTGCACACCGATAACCTCGACAAGTTTTTCACCCCACGCCCGAAAGTGGACTGGCCCGCGCACTCGGCGATGAGCAGCCACGATGCACTGATGGTCTCAAGTGGGATTACCACCGTGCTGGACGCGATTGGCGTGGGTGATGTGCGCGACGGCGGGCACCGGCTGGATAACCTCAGCAAGATGATCGACGCCATCCGCGACAGCAACCGCAAAGGGCTGAACCGCGCCGAGCACCTGCTGCATCTGCGCTGTGAACTGCCGCATCCCACCACCGCGCCGCTGTTTGAAGCGCTGATGGGCACGCCGGAACTGGCGCTGGTGTCGCTGATGGACCATTCGCCGGGCCAGCGTCAGTACGCCTCGCTGATCAAATATCGCGAATATTATCAGGGCAAATATCAGCTCAACGACGCCGAGATGGATCAGTTCGAGCATGACCAGCTCACCCTGGCGGCGGAGTGGTCGCAGCCCAATCGTCAGGCGATTGCCGGGCTGTGCCGGGAGCATGGCATCGCCATTGCCAGCCACGATGACGCCACGGCGGCGCACGTGGAGGAGTCTCACGCGGCAGGTAGCCGCATTGCGGAGTTTCCGACCACGCTGGAGGCGGCGCGTGCCTCGCGCTATCGCAACATGCAGGTACTGATGGGCGCGCCCAACATCGTGCGCGGCGGTTCGCACTCCGGCAACGTCGCCGCCTGGGAGCTGGCGTCACACGGCCTGCTGAATATTCTGTCGTCCGACTATTACCCGGCCAGCCTGCTGGATGCGGCGTTCCGGCTGGCGGCTGATGAGCGCAACAGCCTCGGCATGGCGCAGGCCATCGCGCTGGTGACCTGTAACCCGGCCCGCGCGTTAGGTCTATTCGATCGCGGCGTCATCGCCGAAGGCTGCCGCGCCGACCTGGTGCTGGCGCACACCGCCCACGGCTACCCGCACGTGCGGCACGTCTGGAGCAAAGGCCGGCAGGTGTACTGA
- the phnL gene encoding phosphonate C-P lyase system protein PhnL produces the protein MTNHTPRLRVENLCKTFVLHNQNGAALPVLHNASLTVGEGECVVLHGHSGSGKSTLLRALYGNYQPDSGHIRVAHQGEWIDMAQASARQIIALRRDTLGWVSQFLRVIPRVPTLEIVMQPLLERGVDREICEARAAELLTRLNVPPRLWSLAPSTFSGGEQQRVNIARGFIADYPVLLLDEPTASLDSVNSAAVVDLIEQARARGAAIVGIFHDRAVRERVADRLHLMHPIDTGVQA, from the coding sequence ATGACGAATCACACTCCGCGCCTGCGGGTAGAGAATCTGTGTAAAACCTTTGTGCTGCACAACCAGAACGGCGCGGCGCTGCCAGTGCTGCACAACGCCAGTCTGACGGTAGGCGAGGGCGAATGCGTGGTGCTGCACGGTCACTCCGGCAGCGGCAAATCCACGCTGCTGCGTGCGCTTTATGGCAACTATCAGCCCGACAGCGGCCACATCCGGGTTGCCCATCAGGGCGAGTGGATCGATATGGCGCAGGCATCAGCGCGCCAGATTATCGCCCTGCGTCGCGACACGCTGGGCTGGGTGAGCCAGTTTCTGCGGGTGATCCCGCGCGTGCCGACGCTGGAAATTGTGATGCAGCCGCTGCTGGAGCGCGGCGTGGATCGCGAAATCTGTGAAGCGCGGGCCGCTGAGCTACTGACCCGGCTGAATGTGCCGCCGCGTCTCTGGTCGCTGGCCCCGTCCACCTTTTCCGGCGGTGAGCAGCAGCGGGTGAATATCGCACGCGGCTTTATCGCCGACTATCCGGTGCTGCTGCTGGATGAACCCACCGCCTCGCTCGACAGCGTCAACAGCGCGGCGGTCGTGGACTTAATTGAACAGGCGCGCGCCCGGGGTGCCGCCATCGTCGGTATTTTTCACGATCGGGCGGTGCGCGAGCGGGTAGCCGACCGGCTGCACCTGATGCATCCGATCGACACAGGAGTGCAGGCATGA
- the phnK gene encoding phosphonate C-P lyase system protein PhnK — translation MHSEQPLLAVNQLTHLYAPGKGFEQVSFDLYPGEVLGIVGESGSGKTTLLQSLSARLTPQQGSILYQNRDLYQMSESDRRRLLRTEWGVVHQHPMDGLRSQVSAGGNIGERLMATGQRHYGDIRAEASRWLQAVEIDAGRIDDLPTTFSGGMQQRLQIARNLVTQPRLMFMDEPTGGLDVSVQARLLDLLRTLVRELNLAVVIVTHDLGVARLLAHRLLVMKQGRVVESGLTDRVLDDPHHPYTQLLVSSVLN, via the coding sequence ATGCACAGTGAACAGCCGCTGCTTGCGGTGAACCAGCTCACCCATCTTTATGCGCCGGGCAAAGGGTTTGAGCAGGTCAGTTTTGATCTCTACCCCGGCGAGGTGCTGGGGATTGTCGGCGAGTCCGGCTCCGGTAAAACCACGCTGCTGCAGAGCCTGTCGGCGCGTCTGACGCCGCAGCAGGGCAGCATTCTCTATCAGAACCGCGACCTCTATCAGATGAGTGAAAGCGACCGCCGCCGCCTGCTGCGCACCGAGTGGGGCGTGGTGCATCAGCATCCGATGGACGGCCTGCGTTCGCAGGTCAGCGCGGGCGGCAACATCGGCGAACGGCTGATGGCAACCGGACAGCGCCACTATGGCGACATCCGCGCTGAGGCGAGCCGCTGGCTGCAGGCGGTAGAGATAGACGCCGGGCGCATCGACGATCTGCCGACCACCTTTTCCGGCGGGATGCAGCAGCGTCTGCAGATTGCCCGCAACCTGGTGACGCAGCCGCGGCTGATGTTTATGGATGAGCCGACCGGCGGGCTGGATGTGTCGGTGCAGGCGCGACTGCTGGATCTGCTGCGGACGCTGGTGCGCGAGCTGAATCTGGCGGTGGTGATTGTCACCCACGATCTCGGCGTGGCGCGACTGCTGGCGCATCGCCTGCTGGTGATGAAACAGGGGCGGGTGGTGGAGAGCGGTCTGACCGACCGCGTGCTGGACGATCCTCATCATCCTTACACTCAACTGCTGGTCTCTTCGGTGCTTAATTAA
- the phnP gene encoding phosphonate metabolism protein PhnP has product MKLTFLGTGGVTAAPLPGCDCPACQRAQRNSAHARAPCSALIEFGHERILLDAGLPLLASRFPPGTLTRILLTHYHMDHVQGLFALRWGKGAPIPVWGPPDPRGCDDLYKHPGLLDFRPALTPFVAHAFGELQVTPLPLQHSKLTHGYLFDWHDTRLAWLCDTCGLPPDTADFLRGQPLDQLVIDCNDPPRAEAGNHNDVTRALAIAALLQPRQTWLTHLSHEMDNWLAENPLPEGVQPARDGQTLLCGAHWPVTV; this is encoded by the coding sequence ATGAAACTTACTTTTCTCGGCACCGGCGGGGTGACGGCCGCGCCACTGCCGGGCTGCGACTGTCCTGCCTGCCAGCGGGCGCAGCGCAATAGCGCCCATGCGCGTGCGCCCTGCAGCGCGCTGATTGAGTTTGGCCACGAGCGCATCCTGCTGGATGCCGGTCTGCCGCTGCTGGCGTCGCGCTTTCCGCCCGGCACGCTGACGCGCATTCTGCTGACCCATTACCACATGGATCATGTGCAGGGCCTGTTTGCGCTGCGCTGGGGAAAGGGCGCACCGATTCCGGTCTGGGGGCCGCCCGATCCGCGCGGCTGTGACGACCTCTACAAACATCCCGGTCTGCTCGATTTCCGTCCCGCCTTAACGCCGTTTGTGGCGCACGCCTTTGGTGAACTGCAGGTCACGCCGCTGCCGCTGCAGCACTCGAAGCTGACGCACGGCTATCTGTTCGACTGGCACGACACCCGGCTCGCCTGGCTGTGCGACACCTGCGGACTGCCGCCCGACACCGCCGACTTCCTGCGCGGCCAGCCGCTGGATCAGCTGGTGATTGACTGCAACGACCCGCCGCGTGCAGAGGCGGGCAACCACAATGATGTGACCCGGGCGCTGGCGATTGCGGCGCTGCTTCAGCCGCGTCAGACCTGGCTGACCCACCTCAGTCATGAGATGGATAACTGGTTAGCGGAAAATCCGTTGCCGGAGGGTGTGCAGCCTGCCCGTGATGGCCAGACGCTGCTGTGCGGTGCGCACTGGCCTGTCACGGTTTGA
- the phnN gene encoding ribose 1,5-bisphosphokinase, which produces MARLIWLTGPSGSGKDSLLDALREAPPPRLLIAHRYITRAADAGGENHVALTETEFDRRAALGLFAVSWEAHGFRYGIGCETEQWLLRGQNVVVNGSRLHLAQAQARFGSQLLPVCLQVTPDVLAARLRQRGREDEAEIARRLARAAQPQPDGCLILNNDGALAETVCQLRQILEAHQ; this is translated from the coding sequence ATGGCGCGGCTGATCTGGCTCACCGGTCCCTCCGGCTCCGGTAAGGATAGCCTGCTGGATGCGCTGCGGGAGGCACCGCCGCCCCGGCTGCTGATCGCCCATCGCTACATCACCCGTGCCGCCGATGCGGGCGGTGAAAACCATGTGGCGCTGACTGAGACGGAGTTTGACCGGCGCGCAGCACTCGGTCTGTTTGCGGTGAGCTGGGAGGCGCACGGCTTCCGCTACGGTATTGGCTGCGAGACGGAACAGTGGCTGCTGCGCGGGCAGAATGTGGTGGTGAACGGGTCGCGGCTGCATCTGGCCCAGGCGCAGGCGCGGTTTGGATCGCAGCTGCTGCCGGTCTGTCTGCAGGTGACGCCTGACGTGCTGGCGGCGCGACTGCGCCAGCGCGGGCGCGAAGATGAGGCGGAGATCGCCCGGCGGCTGGCGCGCGCTGCCCAGCCACAACCCGATGGCTGCCTGATTCTTAACAACGACGGTGCGCTGGCGGAAACCGTCTGCCAGCTGCGCCAGATACTGGAGGCGCATCAATGA
- a CDS encoding carbon-phosphorus lyase complex subunit PhnI: MYVAVKGGEKAISNAHQLQADLRRGDRAVAELGCDQVAQQLGLAVDRVMTEGGIYDPELAALAIKQASGDLVEAIFLLRAYRTTLPRLAESTPLATDGMRIERRISAVYKDLPGGQVLGPTYDYSHRLLDFTLLANGETPAAPRDDRSVPDQCPHMFSMMSEEGLAAGEVDDGSEPVDITREPVSFPASRAARLQQLVRGDEGFLLALGYSTQRGYGRTHPFAGEIRTGTLSVSICPEELGFELEIGELLLTECEMVNGVAHSDDAAPQFTRGYGLVFGRAERKAMAMALVDRALQSREQNERVTSPAQDEEFVLSHADNVEAAGFVSHLKLPHYVDFQAELELLKQLQHDYQERNHG, encoded by the coding sequence ATGTATGTCGCGGTGAAAGGGGGCGAGAAAGCGATATCAAATGCCCACCAGCTGCAGGCCGATCTGCGACGCGGCGACAGAGCAGTCGCCGAACTCGGCTGCGACCAGGTGGCGCAGCAGCTGGGACTGGCGGTGGATCGGGTGATGACCGAAGGCGGAATATACGATCCGGAACTGGCGGCGCTGGCGATTAAACAGGCCAGCGGCGATCTGGTCGAGGCGATCTTTCTGCTGCGCGCCTATCGCACCACATTGCCACGGCTGGCGGAGAGCACGCCGCTGGCGACCGATGGCATGCGCATCGAACGCCGCATCTCGGCGGTGTACAAAGATCTGCCGGGCGGCCAGGTGCTGGGTCCAACCTATGACTACAGCCACCGTCTGCTCGACTTCACTCTGCTGGCTAACGGCGAAACGCCCGCTGCGCCGCGTGACGATCGATCGGTGCCTGACCAGTGCCCACACATGTTCAGCATGATGAGCGAGGAAGGGCTGGCCGCGGGAGAAGTAGATGACGGCAGCGAGCCGGTTGATATCACCCGTGAACCAGTGAGCTTTCCCGCCTCACGCGCCGCGCGGCTGCAACAGCTGGTACGCGGCGACGAAGGTTTTCTGCTGGCGCTGGGCTATTCAACCCAGCGCGGCTATGGCCGTACCCATCCGTTTGCTGGCGAGATCCGCACCGGCACTCTCAGCGTCAGCATCTGCCCCGAAGAGCTGGGTTTTGAGCTGGAGATCGGGGAACTACTGCTGACCGAATGTGAAATGGTCAACGGCGTCGCCCATAGTGACGACGCCGCGCCGCAGTTTACCCGTGGCTACGGGCTGGTGTTTGGCCGCGCCGAACGCAAAGCGATGGCGATGGCGCTGGTGGACCGGGCGCTGCAAAGCCGCGAGCAGAATGAGCGCGTGACCAGCCCGGCGCAGGACGAAGAGTTTGTGCTGTCACATGCCGACAACGTCGAAGCCGCGGGCTTTGTCTCGCACCTCAAGCTGCCGCACTACGTCGATTTCCAGGCCGAGCTTGAGTTGCTGAAACAGCTGCAGCACGATTATCAGGAGCGCAACCATGGCTGA
- the phnE gene encoding phosphonate ABC transporter, permease protein PhnE gives MTDFEHYYQRIRRQQKRDTLLWSLLLVALYLAAGRVAEFNLLTVWQSLPHFFDYLHEILPVLHLPLLFADGKTEGSLAYWGYRLPIQLPLIWETLQLALASTLVAVALAAVLAFFAADNTQSPVSVRMTIRAFVAFLRTMPELAWAVMFVMAFGIGAIPGFLALALHTVGSLTKLFYEAIESASDKPVRGLAACGASKLQRMRFAFWPQVKPIFLSYSFMRLEINFRSSTILGLVGAGGIGQELMTNIKLDRYDQVSITLLLILIVVSLLDTLSGQLRRRVTGDRT, from the coding sequence TTGACCGACTTCGAACACTACTACCAACGTATCCGCCGCCAGCAGAAACGTGACACGCTGCTCTGGTCACTGCTGCTGGTGGCACTCTATCTGGCGGCGGGCAGGGTGGCAGAATTTAATCTGCTCACCGTCTGGCAGTCACTGCCGCACTTCTTCGACTATCTGCACGAAATCCTGCCGGTGCTGCATCTGCCGCTGCTGTTTGCCGACGGTAAGACCGAAGGCTCGCTGGCTTACTGGGGCTACCGTCTGCCGATTCAGCTGCCGCTGATCTGGGAAACGCTGCAGCTGGCGCTGGCTTCGACGCTGGTGGCCGTCGCCCTGGCAGCGGTACTGGCCTTTTTTGCCGCCGATAATACCCAGTCGCCGGTCAGCGTGCGGATGACGATTCGCGCCTTTGTTGCCTTTCTGCGCACCATGCCGGAACTGGCGTGGGCGGTGATGTTTGTCATGGCGTTTGGCATCGGCGCGATCCCCGGCTTTCTGGCGCTGGCCCTGCACACCGTGGGCAGCCTGACCAAGCTGTTTTACGAGGCGATTGAGTCGGCATCGGATAAGCCGGTGCGTGGCCTGGCCGCCTGCGGTGCCAGTAAGCTGCAGCGGATGCGCTTCGCCTTCTGGCCGCAGGTGAAACCGATCTTTCTCTCCTACAGCTTTATGCGGCTGGAGATTAACTTCCGCTCCTCAACCATCCTCGGGCTGGTCGGCGCGGGCGGCATCGGCCAGGAGCTGATGACCAACATCAAACTGGACCGCTACGATCAGGTCAGTATCACGCTGCTGCTGATCCTGATTGTGGTGTCACTGCTGGACACGCTATCCGGCCAGCTTCGTCGCCGTGTCACAGGAGATCGGACATGA
- a CDS encoding alpha-D-ribose 1-methylphosphonate 5-phosphate C-P-lyase PhnJ codes for MAELTGYNNGYLDEQTKRTIRRAILKAVAIPGYQVPFAGREMPMPYGWGTGGIQITASVIGDQDVLKVIDQGADDTTNAVSIRQFFKRVSGAATTERTADATLIQTRHRIPETPLEEDQILIFQVPIPEPLRFIEPRETETRTMHALEEYGIMQVKLYEDIARYGHIATTYAYPVRVNDRYVMDPSPIPKFDNPKMHMMPALQLFGAGREKRIYALPPYTRVESLDFDDHPFTVQQWEEPCALCGSRHSYLDEVVMDDQGTRMFVCSDTDFCHQQQEQQHAQ; via the coding sequence ATGGCTGAACTCACCGGCTATAACAACGGCTATCTCGATGAGCAGACTAAACGCACCATCCGTCGCGCCATCCTTAAAGCGGTGGCGATCCCCGGCTATCAGGTGCCGTTCGCCGGACGCGAGATGCCGATGCCTTACGGCTGGGGCACCGGCGGCATTCAGATCACCGCCAGCGTGATTGGCGATCAGGATGTGCTTAAGGTGATCGATCAGGGCGCAGATGACACCACCAATGCGGTGTCGATCCGCCAGTTCTTTAAGCGGGTCAGCGGTGCGGCGACCACCGAGCGCACCGCCGATGCCACGCTGATCCAGACCCGGCACCGCATCCCGGAAACGCCGCTGGAAGAGGATCAGATCCTGATTTTCCAGGTACCGATCCCGGAGCCGCTGCGCTTTATCGAACCACGCGAAACCGAGACCCGCACCATGCATGCGCTGGAGGAGTACGGCATCATGCAGGTGAAGCTGTATGAAGATATCGCCCGCTACGGGCATATCGCTACCACCTACGCCTATCCGGTCCGGGTCAACGATCGCTACGTGATGGATCCGTCGCCCATCCCCAAATTCGACAACCCGAAGATGCACATGATGCCCGCACTGCAGCTGTTTGGTGCCGGGCGTGAAAAGCGCATCTACGCCTTGCCGCCATACACCCGCGTGGAGAGTCTCGACTTCGACGACCACCCGTTCACCGTGCAGCAGTGGGAAGAACCCTGCGCGCTGTGCGGCTCGCGCCACAGCTATCTCGATGAGGTGGTGATGGACGATCAGGGAACGCGGATGTTTGTCTGTTCCGACACCGACTTTTGCCATCAGCAGCAGGAACAGCAACATGCACAGTGA